In Phaseolus vulgaris cultivar G19833 chromosome 3, P. vulgaris v2.0, whole genome shotgun sequence, the sequence TATATTTGGTTAACTCGAATcctttaatgtttttattttgacaAACTAATCAAACATATCTATCATAGTACTAACATTAATGATGAGAAGTCAATATGAAAGAGTATTAACCAAGAGTTAAGTACACGGATCAACTCAAAGATGATCTAACTcttaataataaaacatttaaaatgaaGTTATTTGTTAAAAAGTGTAATACCTTCATATCCTACTTACAAGATATTGCATTGCAGATATATTATGTTGGTTTGGGCaggattgaattttaaaatacatgCAGACAGTTTTATGGGTTTATCCATAACATATATATTGTGGGTAATGCTTGTGGATACCTATTGAGTCTGAATTTGTCATCCTTATGCAAGAGGGAGAGTTCAGTGTATAAGTTTAACGTAGGATTATAATCCTATCTATTAAGATATCTTCAGGAATACTGATGTTAGTGTTGATTGACTTTTAGCCTGCAAGGCAAGTCTGTGTTGATATAAATCTTGTGAAAATGTATGCTAGTAAAGTTCAGAACATCTTTGTTCTTTTGGTTGGTGTTGTCTACTTGATGTGAATATGCTGCACTGCCTGTACATTGTTCACTCCCCCTTCCCTTCTTTTAAACGTATATGTTAGAATCTGGTACATATGATAGAATCGTATTGATATAGTAATTGCTGATATTAGGATCAATTATATTGATTCTATATTTTATGTTATCAGCTTAAAATAGGGTAACTGAATATTTTGTAACCATGTTAGCTTGGCTGTGGTCTAAGTAAACCTGAAGTTCTTCATATGCTTTCTCGGTTTCTCCATTCTCAATAGTGTAGATTGtgaacataaaaaaatagtCAACTGCCAAAAATGGCTTATTATCTGAGAGTCTGAGACATTCTTTATAAAACTATATTATAGTAATGAGTTGTGCCTGGCTGTTGTATCGAGAATCttcaagaatttttttttcttatactcTGCAGTCTTTGCAATACAAAAGCTACAAGTAAGCAAGCACTTCTTCTCCATGCTGATGGAAAGAAGCACAGGGCAAAGGCGAGAGCATTCCATGCTTCAAAGCAGCAACCAATCCAGGAAGATAAATATGCCACTGATGATGCTAAGGCTGTTGTGGAGACTGGTCCTAATGATGAGGCGAGAGATGACAAAAATGTCGAGCTGCCAAAATTGCAGAAGTCTTCTACAGAAAATGATTCAAGACCAGGGAATGAAATTTCTTCAGCAAAGAAAAAGAGGAAACTTGAAGCATTGGAGGATGACCTTGTtaaaaaaagcaaaaataacACTTTAGTTGATATGGGAAATGGAGAAGTAATTCAGGGTGAAAAAGCAACAGGAGAGAGCAATTTGAAGAAAGAAGGGATGTTAAAACCTCACTGTACAAGTGCTGtcaagaataaaataaagtgGAAGAAATTTATTAAATCAGCCTTGAAATCTGTACGTATTTTGAATTTCAGAATGGCATCCTTTCTTGTATTGTGCTTTGATTTATGTGAGGTTATATTTTTGTACACTGTGAGCATAAGATGGATAAAATAGATGAGAGTTTTAGACGGATTTAATTAGAGCTGCTATGGCATTGCCATCTATAATGATTTTactcaaaatttgtatttttgaatATTGGTCTATACGTCTAATTTCCTTAGTGTACTTAAATGTGCTTATTTTTATGTTTGTGGCAGCATCCTGATGGAATTTTGAAGATGAAGAAACTTAGAAAAGTTGTCCTCAAAGCACTCCAGGAATCTGGCATTGCAGTGGATGAAACTGAATTGAGTGAGGAGCTTGAGAAGAAGGTAAGCCGATAAAATGGTTATGTTTTGGTTAACTAAtcctttaaaaataataaatattggtTTTCTCATGAAAAAAATTGTGGACAGATCAATTCCAGCTCCAGATTTGCGGTCGAGAACAAGTATGTGCGATTGATGGCCAAAGATTGACCACTCTAGTTAGGGTTCTTCTTATGACTAGGAGTCCTGCAATTTTTCGTAATTCTCTTGCTGCTTGGTAGACATTCATTCATGAAGATCTCCATATAGAAAAATTTTGTGAACAAGTACATTGTTGTTGCTTTATGCAAATATTCAATTATTAGCTTGTAGAAAATCCAAAGAAAATATCAAGGCTGAGATTTTTTTTGGTTTGTTGAATTACAAGCAATTAGTTGTAGAATCTGGAAAACGTAATTATATATTATCCTATAAGAATTCTTTTCAAGACGAGTTTAATAATCAAGTTTTACTTTTCAATATGTACTCTTTAATTGAAGGAAGCAAGTTTCATTTAGATTAAGTGTGTTTATACTTGTAGACTGCGAATATTCAGTACCTAGATCTTCCTTGGTTTGAGAATTTTATTTACACTCTATCTTATATATTGTTACGATTGAACATactttatttttgaatttttagaatttGTACGTGTTTTTTCTTATGTTTAAGAACAAATTCCCATAACATTCTTGTAAATAAGGTAGCAAGAGTTGTCGTAAGAGGTTGTCTTATATTTaaaggcttcttcttcctgcacccccacgtttttcttcctgcacccccacaattttgtaaatccCAAAACTGACCTTCACCTTGTTTCGAAAGCAACTTATTGATTTTCGGATTGCTGAATCTGGAAGTCTAATTTTTGTTACGGATTGATGGATCCGGAAGATTaccggattcatcaatccaaaATATTTATGGATTTTCCAATCtggaatgcaaaaaaataaatgcgGATTTCTCATTCTGTAAAATTACCGAATTGCATTGTCCGGAAGAAGAAAGAGCAGTGTGGATTTTATGTGTATTTtggggtttttaaaaaatagaaggGATATTATTGTCTTTGCATtacattgtgggggtgcaggaagaaaaatgtaggggtgcaggaagaaactgccataTTTAAAATAAGTAGAATCTAAATGTAGTagaataattatatttagtACTGCTCTTTTGCCAGCATCTATTAAGATCTTGTTTGATGTACAAATAATTCGTAATTAGTTTTTAAGAGTGGCAACTTCTCCACCTTCCCACTGAATGAAATGGTATGCTGATTTCTTGCTAGTGGTTTTGAAGCTAGCTACCACTCTTTATTGTCAAAATTGCACTTGATCTTGTTAACTGGAgattcttcttttattttcctaACAAACAGTCACTAATTTTAACCTATTTAATATCTATAAAAAatgaatacaatttttttacatgaaaagatatgtttaatttttaaacgGGAGGATGTATTTCCATGTTTATTTTTgcttaatttaaaagaaatatatatttttaattcttttgagATGCTGagcaaagaaaatatatatttcgtTAACAGAAGTTATAGACCCAAAAGTTTCCATGTTTTACTGTTCAACATGACAGTAAAGCCTAAAAATGTATCAGCGATCTTGAGTTAGTTTTCTACCTGTGGCAGCCTTGCACTTTTCTTATCTAGAACATATACAA encodes:
- the LOC137807199 gene encoding UBP1-associated proteins 1C, with the translated sequence MVWFQCEDCGDNLKKPKLSGHFRTCSAYKLSCIDCGEIFGRDTVQDHTQCITEAEKYGPKGQGKTLSAATATPNKDNKQRPEVDINVGLSERPPWFCSLCNTKATSKQALLLHADGKKHRAKARAFHASKQQPIQEDKYATDDAKAVVETGPNDEARDDKNVELPKLQKSSTENDSRPGNEISSAKKKRKLEALEDDLVKKSKNNTLVDMGNGEVIQGEKATGESNLKKEGMLKPHCTSAVKNKIKWKKFIKSALKSHPDGILKMKKLRKVVLKALQESGIAVDETELSEELEKKINSSSRFAVENKYVRLMAKD